The nucleotide window CTGTAATGATTATATGAAAAGCTTGATTCAATAACTTCTACTTTCTGTCTTCCTTTTGAAACAGAAACTCCCAGAACAACTAGAAGAATATACCTGCTCAGCAAAGATTTGGCCATTTATATCCAATAAGTCAGCTCGTTCCATTCCGGGGCCTCGGGGCTTTGCTCCAATGAGAAGTGCCCATTCAGCATCCTGGAACACCTCATAAGGATCTATGCCTATGCTGACCTCCCTAAGCAAAGGATACAAGGAGTCTTACAGTTCCATAGCAACTCCTACATCGTGACATCTAAGAGTTGATTAAAGCAGATATTCATCAACAAAAGTAGGAATTCCATCCCTAGTCCTACAGCTAGTGATAACGAATCTCACAGAAAGCAAGCAAAGCAAAGAGCTGAAAGTTGGCTATAATAAGAAAGTAAACATGTCTAGTCCAACATCAGAAAACAAGCACGTTATATTCTATATTAATGTTGGACAAGTTCATTAGTGCTTAAATCATAAGGATAGACAAGAATTATTTTTACAGTTAAGCCACAAACATACcctaaaaacaagaaagaaagaggagaaaataagaaaaaacacaTATTTTAGTCCCTGAAGGATCCTCCAAAAAATTTGATGTTGATAGGATATGGAAAACACCTACCTTCTCAGACCCCAATAATTTTAATGCGATTGGTTGATCAGGCCCGAAAACTTCACCTGCTGCAAGCTGGACAAATTGAAACAAATTATGTACTTTCCCAGGTTTTATGTGATGCTTAAGAATCTTTTGAAATTTCATACTGGTTGAGAAGAACAAACATGATGATGCTAGATAACATACGTCCAATCAGTTAATTCATGCTTTAAGTTCATTACTTTAGATGAACCAGCAGTGCATCTATTCTACTTCAGCCATTTCAAAGAAAAAATATAGTACTAGATAAGATTCCGTCCACTAAAACATTCTTGCCAAGAAACTGATTAAAATGAAAGATTGTCTACATGGTGAGAACCGGATTTAGATAGTGGATGAAATTAAGCAACTACGGAACGGGGTCACACGTTGCACATGCAATTTTGACTCTGACAATCCGTTAATCTCGAGGGCACATGACTACCTCTATGACTTTTTACGTCATGCAGTCTGAAAAATTAGTCAAGCAATATGCTCACTATTTGCATTCTCTTCCTGAAGAAAATTGTGCATGGTTTTGCATTGTGATTGAAGTAAACGTGTCTAGCATTTAGTAAAATTAATAAGGAAAGTGCTTCTTACTTTAAAAAGAAGATGATTAGCAATCATCCCGGCAGCACCTGAAACACTGACATTTATAAACTTCTTCCAACAACTGGTCTCTTCTTCCTGTTGACAAAGATTATGCTTAAAATTCAATACTAATTAAAAGCCAAAGATATATGCCGTTTAACTATTCAACTATATAACTTTTCGTTGTAAACTGAAGATAACTTTCAGAAAGAGTTGGCTTGGGTTTTGATTATGCATAATCATCAATTACTAATCCAGCATACAAAAGTTGTATAGTGTGTCTTTCCTTCTGCTTTCATTAAAAAGTCTAGCAATTGATAATAGCCAGCAAAACCTTTAGGTTGTTTGTACCATTGGAGTACAACGAATGAACTTCAAATCCTAGTCCTATATCTGTACTGGCAATTCTAGTAATGTTATTCACAAGGATTCAGATCCCACTTGTATCTCTGGAACTGCTTCTTGTTTCTTCTATCTCCTCGTATAGATCTCTGGGTTGAACTTAAAAGGGTATTGGTCATATGTGCGAGATAGAAGTTCAGTCTCTACTAAAATCTAGATGTTTATAGTAAATGGATTCCAAGGCTGTGAACCTATGGGCGAATATCGACAGCTTGAAAATCCTTCCCGGATCAAATCCAAGTATTAGGATGGGAAGAAAATTAAATTGTTCTTTTACTAATTTCTTTAACATTCTGTGAGAGAACTGGCAGAATTTGTTGAGGTCGACAGTTTATAGCTTTCCCAAGGAAAACTTTTCTAAATCCAGGGAAGTAAATGTATAAtgatcaaaaaaaaattaaaaataaatacttCACTATAAACACCTTTGAAAGTTTTCAGGGAGTAAATAATGTTTGCAAAGTCAAGGTAATGTAGGAAGAAGATGCATATAATATGCTACACCTCATTAAATAATACCCATCTTTGGACTGAGTTATCCGATACTTGTACTAGTAGGAGATACACATAATCGGTGGAATGGTCTAGGTGCATGTAAGTTGGCATGGACACTAGTGTTACGGAAAAAAGATACTCAGAGTGGTTTGGGTAAGAGGTTACCAATCTTTTGGTCAAATTGGGGGCAAGAAAGAAACCCTCATTCTAACCTGCCACCATAAAAGCTTTTACCAATTCTAATtcttgaacaactagaattcaaAGCATCTCAATGAGCTAGGGTAACAAACTAACAATGACCACTTAGTGTTTTTAGCTATGTCTAAAAGACAAAATGATTCTCCAAACCCCTAAATGTAAAACAGAGTGCAGCAGGGCAACAGACTGAAATACTTATGAATTTTACAGCACAGCTAAAGCAAGGCTAAAACACGGAAATACTTGGTAATGCATATATAGTTTTCTGTTGTTTAAAGACAACATCAAGAAAATAGAACTTACAGCTTTCAGATCATGAGTGAGACAGAAAACACCAAAGCATTcaggtttcttctttaggtcgTTAGTGACCACTGGTGCTTGAACTTCACTGGGACATTAAATCAACAAAGAAACATGTTTTAAAAAAGAATTAGTACAAAACTATCAAACGTGTGCTGAAAGTGAAGAAATTTAACATACTTAGAAGTAACAGAGCAGCATATTTTAGCATAATAGGTTCTTTGGAGAGGCGTAAAACTTAATTGACGTTTATGAGAAATCTGGGTTGAGACATAGCAAAGTTGGTAAGAGTAAAGACTAGTCTTTTTTGTTAAAGATGAAGAAGAGGGAGTAAACTCTGCCACTGCCATGGCAGCTGAGAGAACACTACATAGTCCCTTGTTTCAATTGACGGGAACCTATTTTgctgggcacagagtttaagaaaagacataaagacttttgaagttgtggtgtaaaataagtcacatatattttatgtggctatagatcattgcataaaggtaaattgtttccaaataagtaaagtggtcattctttttgacacggaccaaaaaggaaataggttcacataaattgaaacggagggagtattgaGTATAATTTGGATGGATAGAGGAAACACAGTACAAAGGAGAAGAGTAGTGTGCATTgtgattaagccaagtggcaagctaaatgaagtcacttggcaattttaggacaacattaataattaaagtttatatatagaaacataattaatggaggtagtttaatgaatcttatacataatctaaatagatctagacaaatctaatctatatatctatatttaaatttatatgtatatttgtatcaatatctatatctatatctatatttatatctatatattgatctactcatagattttcttctatgttAGCCTCTatgttagctagaaatatggaggtgaaaaattaattaaaaactataatagaaaaaaaatatatatataaagacgtaaattgagataacatatgactatttatactttggagtaagttaaaatataaaataaaactaaaaattacttaagatattaaagatttattgagtttaaaaactaaataaattcaagcagcaaaataagatcttacttaaagtatacaaattaattataaggtaagagaaaaaataaataatcaacaaaagatattttaataacaagaaaaataaattcataTTAGTATTGATAAATCGtgcaaacgaatattttatacgtaaatattactatattcagatataatgtgttcaaacaattaataaaatatttttctatgattaatatttgaattgagtttagttagtttaagtttgaaagcataccacaattttttgaaaatatggtccaattaagaaaatagaatgataaaaattatttgaatttgagatgagaaagtattttaatttttatatatattatattagaatgagtgtggtaaaaatagatattaaattcaaacaagctaataaaaattcacatgacaatctatatctatattatattaaaaggagagtagtatgcattgtggttaagccaagtaaTAAGCTAAAATAAAGCCACTTGGTAATTTTAGGATaacattaattattaaaaattataaatggaaacataactAAGGGAAGTAGTTTAataaatcttatacataatctaaatatatcttagacaaatctaatttttctctctctctctcactatatatatatatgtgtgtgtgtgtgtgtgtgtgtgtgtgtgtatttgtatttatatctatatttatatttatatctgtatttatatctatatctgtatgtatatctgtatatgtatttatatctatatctgtatctatatctatatctatatctatatctatatttatatctatatattgatccactcatagattttcttctaaattagttagaaatatggaggtaaaaaataattaaaaaattataatagaaaaaaataaaaaatatagaaagacgtaaattgagataacttatgactatttatactttggagtgtgtgtgtgtgtgtgtgtgtatatatatgtatgtgtgtgtgtgtgtgtgtgtgtgtgtgtatttatatctatatattgaaccactcatagattttcttctaaattagttagaaatatgaaggtaaaaaattaattaaatagaaaaaaataaaaaatatagaaagacataaattgagataacctatgactatttatactttggagtaagttaaaatatgaaataaaattaaaatttacttaaggtattaaagatttattgacttcaaaaattttaaaaaaaaaacaggcggtaaaataagatcttacataaagtatacaattatttataagataagaaaaatattaaatatctatatcttctatctatattatattatattaaaaagaggGTAGTTAGGCATGATATTAAGCCAAGTGGCGTATTAAGAAAATGTCACTTAGCATTTTTaagacataatctaaatagattttttaatttaataaggATTAAAACAATTTAGATTTGCTCAAATTTAATTTATggtagaaatcaattaaaattgacacatattcttatagtaaataaattttgatAGCTTTCCAGATATAATTATTCACTAACCACTTgatctattttctttcatttcataattttattatttttaaaaatagtacataaagaaataaaattatagtgaaaatattatcattagatataatgtgtgtaagcacgtgatttttgcttcacggaaactactccaaaaaaaatcaaaaaaataaaacaaatgtccTTTAGGTACAGTTTTAAGAATTTGCGTGGcatctttggataattgtttgtattgttgtctgtgaatgtttatcttgttttaatttattaaaaatacaaaaatatatgttgcatgcacatttaggatttaattgtgcactTAGGAATTAACTGAACCATGTTTTATTTCTataagaaagaaaatcacaaaatatgtatttgttgcaTTTTTGTCGTTTTATTgtccaattgtgtgattttattttttttattaatatttaatcttgtgtgtcaattattatttaggtttaactaatatttttaatttaattttggttttacaacttattttagaatttttggtaattaggaattaaaaaggaaaaagaaaaacaagtgaaATAAGAAACACATTCGGAACTATGCCATTTTTTGGACCCAAAATCAAGCCCAAAACACTCCATTTATCCGGACCAATATGCCTGATCTCTCAGAGGACTCAAACTACGCCGTTTAGGCGTCTCAAATCTGAATCGTTGATCAAAcagatcaaacggtccagttcagccccaGCATTGgttcaaacgacaccgtttcaggtGATTAAATCTGAACCATCCATTCCTTTTGATTTAACGGTCCCAAGCTTCCCCcataacccggtccatttcaccccgggtcgacccagtctcgCAGCATGGCCAAACAATGTCGTTTCCTATTAGTAaaatgatccaggccgttgatcgtgattgatccaacggccaagatcaaacgcCCCCTCCCGTATATAACCCTAatcccttaccccacgccccaaaccaaacccccccccCTCGCCCCATCGTCTCTCTCAGACCCTTCAGAGACGCCCCcccctaaaccctagccgccctcgttcCCTTCGCCTGAAATCCGACGGCAACAACGCCGTcggtcaccaaattaacacccctaagccATCTGACCACCCTCATTACGAATCCAttaaccgtttgcctcgaatTAACctctagcttctcgaatcttcaatcgaagattcgagcgaaacctaaacctaccccaaccagtcccaaactcacaccacgacaccctctgacctccctcgtgcccaaAATACCTTTGGCCTGGTTCGAATCTTGCTAGAACCATTCGAACCCCAAATGGAACCAAGACCCCTATGAAAACCAAACCTGGGTTTTGTCCGAAATTAAAGGAATTTGGgcgtctaatcgaccttagtcgaagtgttctccgttgcgaacactcgattaaggtccgttcgacctcaaaacgTTCGAGTCAAGAGTTCAACCTGGGTTCG belongs to Nicotiana tabacum cultivar K326 chromosome 6, ASM71507v2, whole genome shotgun sequence and includes:
- the LOC142161739 gene encoding malate dehydrogenase [NADP], chloroplastic-like produces the protein MAVAEFTPSSSSLTKKTSLYSYQLCYVSTQISHKRQLSFTPLQRTYYAKICCSVTSNEVQAPVVTNDLKKKPECFGVFCLTHDLKAEEETSCWKKFINVSVSGAAGMIANHLLFKLAAGEVFGPDQPIALKLLGSEKGMFVA